The Carassius auratus strain Wakin chromosome 5, ASM336829v1, whole genome shotgun sequence genome includes a window with the following:
- the LOC113069097 gene encoding leukotriene B4 receptor 1-like, whose protein sequence is MEYQNISNNPLFVRTSAVASSTVLGLCCALGVPGNVAALVMLAQHLKDDSFTPKLMLSLAVSDLLSLIFLPVWIDALLNGWVFGQGLCKLFSYVVYWSLYSSVLSVTLLSVQRYLQVLYPQRWAKLGQKGQKWLIFGIWTLSGALGSYALYYRNVKQKAGLLRCYQDYKNKQEKIVILLVETLVMFFVPVFSLLCFYHRLHQRINQSVSFRSHRLTKLSVRIVVAFFIFGTPAMINNLVSMAMPWESDGSNNITGALFFINSCVNPFLYAFSARTLRCRRKQHSDQPLENLNES, encoded by the coding sequence ATGGAGTATCAGAACATTTCTAACAACCCTCTGTTTGTCCGTACCTCAGCAGTAGCATCCAGCACTGTTCTTGGATTGTGCTGTGCGCTGGGTGTACCCGGTAATGTAGCGGCGCTGGTCATGCTCGCCCAGCATTTAAAGGATGACAGTTTCACCCCAAAACTGATGCTGAGTCTGGCTGTCTCGGATCTATTGAGTCTGATATTTCTGCCTGTGTGGATTGATGCCCTTCTGAATGGCTGGGTTTTTGGCCAAGGTCTGTGTAAGTTATTTTCCTATGTAGTGTACTGGAGCCTCTACAGTAGTGTGCTTTCTGTCACCTTGTTGAGTGTGCAAAGGTACCTGCAGGTGCTGTATCCACAGAGATGGGCCAAGCTCGGGCAGAAGGGACAAAAGTGGCTGATTTTTGGAATATGGACATTAAGTGGAGCTCTGGGTTCTTATGCGCTTTATTACAGAAACGTGAAGCAGAAGGCTGGGCTTCTACGCTGTTATCAGGATTATaagaataaacaagaaaaaatagtCATCTTACTTGTCGAAACTCTAGTGATGTTTTTTGTGCCTGTCTTCAGCCTGTTGTGTTTCTACCATCGACTTCACCAACGGATAAATCAGTCAGTTTCCTTCAGAAGCCACAGGCTGACAAAACTGTCTGTCAGGATCGTAGTGGCCTTCTTCATATTTGGGACCCCCGCTATGATCAACAACTTGGTCTCTATGGCAATGCCATGGGAATCAGATGGCAGCAACAATATAACTGGCGCTCTTTTCTTTATTAACAGTTGTGTGAACCCCTTTCTTTATGCCTTCTCAGCTCGAACGCTGCGATGCAGAAGAAAACAGCATTCAGATCAGCCACTAGAAAATCTGAATGAAAGCTGA
- the LOC113073775 gene encoding vesicle-associated membrane protein 5 yields MENGQSRLHQAQQDVEDIKGIMLNNIEKADERAGKLGELEDRADKLLEKSEQFSKTSTKVKQKKRWENIKYKVIIVSVVAAVFLIIIVVLAVSLSRQDSKNTLEDTPATPGDG; encoded by the exons GAGAATGGGCAAAGCCGCCTCCATCAGGCCCAGCAGGATGTGGAGGATATCAAAGGCATCATGCTTAATAACATAGAAAAGGCTGACGAGCGTGCAGGAAAACTCGGGGAGCTGGAGGACCGAGCTGATAAACTCCTTGAAAAG AGTGAACAATTCTCAAAGACCTCGACTAAGGTGAAACAGAAGAAGCGCTGGGAGAATATTAAGTACAAAGTGATCATAGTATCAGTTGTAGCTGCAGTGTTCCTCATCATTATTGTAGTTTTGGCTGTGAGCTTAAGCAGACAGGACAGTAAAAACACACTTGAAGACACGCCGGCAACACCAGGAGATGGCTAG